From one Lolium rigidum isolate FL_2022 chromosome 4, APGP_CSIRO_Lrig_0.1, whole genome shotgun sequence genomic stretch:
- the LOC124648099 gene encoding uncharacterized acetyltransferase At3g50280-like, producing MAGILSSLVSSLSRALAVFPPLAGRLVTLPDGRIVIRCNDDGAAVDFFHAVAPALSLADFLVSDADVPTMLIKDLFPMAGAVSYEGHHRPLSSFQVTELGDGAFFLSVVVNHAVVDGTSFWHFFNTWAGLCRGDPVQLPDFGRSFFGGSTAVLRFSGRGGPAGTLHAPQPLRERVVHFSAAAIRDLKAAANG from the coding sequence ATGGCAGGCATCCTGTCATCGCTGGTGTCGTCGCTCTCCCGCGCGCTCGCCGTCTTCCCGCCGCTCGCGGGGCGGCTAGTCACGCTCCCCGACGGCCGCATCGTCATCCGTTGCAACGACGATGGCGCTGCCGTCGACTTCTTCCATGCGGTGGCGCCCGCTCTGTCGCTTGCGGACTTCCTCGTGTCGGACGCCGACGTGCCCACCATGCTGATCAAAGATCTGTTCCCGATGGCCGGTGCCGTGAGCTACGAAGGCCACCACCGCCCGCTCTCGTCATTCCAAGTCACGGAGCTCGGGGACGGCGCTTTCTTTCTCTCCGTCGTCGTCAACCACGCGGTCGTGGACGGGACCTCGTTTTGGCACTTCTTTAATACGTGGGCTGGGCTGTGCCGCGGCGATCCAGTCCAGCTACCGGACTTCGGCCGCAGTTTCTTCGGCGGCTCGACGGCCGTCCTCCGCTTCTCCGGACGCGGCGGTCCCGCAGGGACGTTACACGCGCCGCAGCCATTGCGTGAGCGAGTCGTCCACTTCAGCGCCGCGGCGATCCGCGACCTGAAAGCCGCCGCCAACGGGTGA